One window of Aspergillus oryzae RIB40 DNA, chromosome 3 genomic DNA carries:
- a CDS encoding uncharacterized protein (predicted transporter (major facilitator superfamily)), whose amino-acid sequence MRIPFLSDRHCENISPFTSMKSYLSSHLHPKQCRRSGNQTSCLPHAIELEHVDEGNRRSYVAHRVPAFYTPVYSPRFVYGCVLSASIGGILFGYDTGIISSALVVFYRDLGHDLSREEKQLLTSLTSGGAFIGALIAALTTDAIGRKMVIGLGCIWFTVGSVLASSAYSVALMSIARFIIGVGMGLETMVTPIYISELSPSSRRGRMITVYSLAVTGGQALAYAIGSIFNLVSQGWRYMFAFGAIPALIQVALFPIYPETPRHLIYRNQTADAIMVLQQIYPQAPPSDIQTLVQTIQDDVNRSVSFDQGIRRACWSWKQLHTVPSHLRSLITACGLMALQQLSGFNSLMYYSATLFNIMGFSKPIEAGLIVSGTNFIFTALSLKFVDLGRRRLLIGTVWGLPVALAMAAGAFSKINIDTNLELVATPPLWAKVLAIISFAVFVAFYAIALGNVPWLANEFLALEVRAVGTAMLTMVCWSSNILVSATFLSLVSAISASGAFGLYAGVCFVGWVFIIFTYPETAGLGLESVRQVFEHGFGVRYANQLQGLRWIDAAL is encoded by the exons ATGAGGATTCCCTTTCTCAGCGACCGGCATTGTGAAAACATATCTCCCTTCACTTCCATGAAATCATATCTATCCTCACACCTGCATCCCAAACAATGCCGTCGCTCAGGCAATCAAACTTCTTGTCTTCCACACGCAATTGAACTAGAACATGTAGATGAAGGCAATCGTAGAAGCTATGTTGCACATCGCGTTCCTGCGTTCTACACGCCAGTTTATTCTCCGAGGTTCGTCTATGGATGCGTCCTGTCGGCATCCATCGGGGGAATTCTCTTCGGATACGACACCGGCATCATTTCAAGCGCTCTTGTTGTATTCTATAGAGATCTGGGCCATGATCTCagcagggaagagaagcaactCTTGACCAGTCTTACCAGCGGTGGTGCTTTTATCGGAGCTTTGATCGCGGCTCTCACCACAGATGCT ATCGGACGAAAAATGGTCATAGGGCTCGGATGCATCTGGTTCACCGTCGGCTCCGTCCTCGCATCATCCGCATATTCAGTTGCCCTAATGTCCATCGCGCGATTCATCATCGGGGTAGGCATGGGCCTCGAAACCATG GTAACTCCAATCTACATCTCCGAACTCTCCCCCTCCTCGCGCCGCGGTCGCATGATCACCGTCTACTCGCTAGCAGTAACAGGTGGTCAAGCCCTCGCCTACGCAATCGGGTCCATATTCAACCTCGTCTCGCAGGGCTGGCGCTACATGTTCGCCTTCGGCGCCATCCCAGCCCTAATCCAAGTCGCGCTGTTCCCCATCTACCCCGAGACCCCGCGCCACCTCATCTACCGGAACCAAACAGCAGACGCCATAATGGTGCTACAACAGATATACCCACAGGCGCCCCCCTCCGACATCCAGACCCTCGTCCAAACCATCCAAGACGACGTCAACCGCTCCGTCTCCTTCGACCAGGGGATCCGACGCGCATGCTGGTCCTGGAAACAGCTGCACACCGTCCCCTCGCATCTCCGTTCGCTCATCACAGCTTGCGGCCTCATGGCGCTGCAACAGCTCTCCGGTTTCAATTCGCTGATGTACTACTCCGCCACGCTCTTCAATATAATGGGGTTCTCGAAACCAATCGAAGCGGGCCTTATCGTCTCCGGGAcgaacttcatcttcacagCCCTCTCTCTCAAATTCGTGGACCTAGGTCGTCGGCGCTTATTGATTGGCACTGTGTGGGGATTGCCAGTGGCGCTGGCCATGGCTGCGGGGGCGTTCTCGAAGATCAACATCGATACGAATCTAGAGCTTGTGGCTACACCACCGCTGTGGGCAAAGGTCCTTGCCATCATTTCTTTCGCAGTGTTCGTGGCGTTTTATGCGATCGCATTGGGCAATGTGCCGTGGTTGGCCAACGAGTTCTTGGCCCTGGAGGTCAGGGCCGTTGGGACGGCGATGTTGACTATGGTTTGTT GGAGCTCGAATATTCTTGTTTCGGCgacttttctttcgcttGTGAGTGCGATCTCGGCGTCGGGTGCGTTTGGGCTCTATGCTGGGGTTTGTTTTGTTGGGTGGGTGTTCATTATTTTCACGTATCCGGAAACAGCTGGGTTAGGGCTGGAGAGTGTGCGGCAGGTGTTTGAGCATGGGTTTGGTGTTCGGTACGCGAATCAGTTGCAGGGGCTTCGGTGGATAGATGCGGCGTTATGA
- a CDS encoding YwbE family protein (predicted protein) has protein sequence MPRVPTTREVVPGAPVNIILKADQSTGRTVSGTIADVLTRGNHPRGIKVRLTDGRVGRVQSMGTGGSCPPPDPTQGQRTRRTTSEAELPSQNIGLDAYMVSTRPRRGARRDEPQQPVHDGSVVTCPVCGVFEGDETAVAHHVAGHFAD, from the coding sequence ATGCCCCGCGTCCCCACAACCAGAGAGGTTGTGCCCGGTGCCCccgtcaacatcatcttAAAAGCTGACCAATCAACCGGTCGCACCGTCTCAGGAACCATCGCCGACGTACTCACCCGAGGAAACCATCCCCGGGGTATCAAAGTCCGGCTCACGGATGGCCGGGTAGGGCGAGTGCAATCCATGGGGACGGGGGGTTCTTGTCCTCCACCTGACCCAACACAGGGTcagaggacaagaaggactACTTCTGAAGCAGAGCTTCCGTCGCAGAATATCGGTCTAGATGCGTATATGGTTAGTACAAGACCGCGGCGGGGTGCACGTCGGGATGAACCTCAACAGCCCGTGCATGATGGATCGGTGGTGACATGTCCGGTTTGTGGGGTGTTTGAGGGTGATGAGACTGCTGTTGCGCATCATGTTGCTGGGCATTTCGCGGAttga
- a CDS encoding uncharacterized protein (nucleoside phosphorylase), whose product MATQADTKSRSHNEYTVGWICTLLKEQTAATSMLDQRHPSLPQPSNDPNTYTLGSIGKHNIVITCLPRGRYGTNSAATVAIQMVRTFPSIKVGLMVGIGGGIPPKVRLGDVVVSTPVGEFPGVVQWDMGKTKDGSFERTGALNNPPTSLLTALTKLETEHDLYGTKIPESLEELKQKWPKLAPTYLKCDSLEDPLHAHEFHHSRGRRQVILSLWEMIQAFVTYLLGWWVFTPRHRGSNRVASNATNIVGDGSQSQPGDVRVHYGLIASGNRVINDATFRDKLDRQFGGHVLCVETEAAGLMNDFPCIVIRGIFNYADSHKNNKWQGYAATVAAAFAKELLEYVKPSDVDEERPVKDFLDQILETVSRNGADLKVMRSKLARKEDQDILDWLTPINYGPKQSDIFRRRQPGTGQWLLHSAEFQKWFNTSHQTLFCSGIPGAGKTVLTSIVINSLINFFPQDSTVGIAYIYCNFQRKDEQNIDHLLASLLKQLTERCFSLPGSVRDLFNHNKVQKTRPSLEDISGALHSVVAKYSRIFIAVDALDECQTSEGCRMRFLSELSSLQAKNGVNIFATSRVDVETGKAFTKAAYLKVYARNNDIEMYLDERMRLQHSDIFDDTIRRIIKRDVIKATDGMFLLAELHMNSLVSLPTRGHVKDALQNLTNRIEKLDDIYEQAMIRIEDHGKESQDLAKQILSWIVYARRPLLTLELQHALAVRPHTTELDKDYIPNINILQSLCAGLVTIDEENDTIRLVHYTAQEYFQRTRQRWFLGGESEITRSCVTYLSYSAFQRGPCDTDEEFEKRLQSYPLYNYASQYWGHHARGALTLCPEVMEFLSRNMKVEASAQTMMVSYRTYLAASFGAEEAVKTLLQKRAEPDASDSYGRTLSSYASQNEHSAIIKLLLEQGIGADSLSNEELIPLSHAVGYSHTTILVQPLATERVDQGYKNSCGRTPLSSAAWNGYEAVVRLLLEIGADVESKGTLYKGTPLLLATENRHEAVVRLLLGMKKVTADGKGNCGRAPLLYAIKNGYGAVVTSILSDSVVDQNQIDHGGSTLYSIGVRNSHAEVVKILLDTEIVACDSWGYFGRSVF is encoded by the exons ATGGCCACACAAGCCGATACTAAATCTAGGAGTCACAATGAATATACCGTGGGATGGATTTGCACGCTCCTCAAGGAGCAGACTGCAGCAACGAGCATGCTGGACCAGAGACATCCAAGTCTTCCACAACCATCTAACGACCCCAACACATACACCTTAGGATCCATTGGCAAGCACAACATTGTCATAACCTGTTTGCCGAGAGGCAGGTACGGCACTAATTCAGCCGCAACTGTCGCTATCCAGATGGTACGGacattcccatccatcaAAGTTGGCCTCATGGTTGGCATCGGCGGTGGTATCCCGCCCAAGGTCCGACTCGGTGATGTAGTGGTTAGCACGCCCGTGGGTGAGTTTCCAGGTGTAGTCCAGTGGGATATGGGCAAGACAAAGGACGGCAGTTTCGAGCGGACCGGAGCGCTAAACAATCCACCAACCTCACTCCTCACTGCCTTAACCAAGCTGGAGACGGAACATGACTTGTACGGGACCAAAATACCGGAGTCTCTGGAAGAACTAAAGCAGAAATGGCCAAAGCTAGCACCGACGTATCTAAAGTGTGATTCCTTGGAGGACCCTTTGCACGCACATGAGTTCCATCATAGTCGGGGCAGGCGGCAAGTCATTTTAAGTCTCTGGGAGATGATCCAAGCATTTGTCACGTATCTGTTAGGCTGGTGGGTGTTTACTCCCAGACATCGTGGATCCAATCGAGTGGCAAGCAACGCAACGAACATTGTAGGTGATGGGAGTCAAAGCCAGCCTGGAGATGTTCGCGTGCACTATGGGCTGATCGCATCTGGAAATCGGGTAATTAATGACGCTACCTTTCGAGATAAACTCGATCGTCAGTTTGGTGGCCACGTTCTTTGTGTTGAAACGGAAGCGGCGGGATTAATGAACGACTTCCCATGCATTGTCATTCGAGGAATATTCAATTATGCAGACTCACACAAGAACAACAAGTGGCAGGGATATGCTGCAACTGTAGCCGCGGCGTTTGCAAAGGAGCTGCTAGAATATGTGAAACCGtctgatgttgatgaagaacgTCCAGTGAAGGACTTTCTTGACCAAA TCCTTGAAACCGTGTCCAGGAATGGGGCCGATCTTAAAGTGATGAGGTCTAAATTGGCCAGGAAGGAGGATCAGGACATTCTTGACTGGCTTACGCCAATCAACTACGGCCCGAAACAAAGTGATATCTTCAGGAGGCGGCAACCCGGAACCGGTCAATGGCTACTACACTCGGCAGAGTTCCAGAAATGGTTCAATACAAGTCACCAAACATTGTTTTGCTCAGGTATTCCTGGAGCCGGAAAGACGGTTCTCACGTCTATAGTAATCAACAGTCTTATcaatttctttccccagGATTCAACTGTTGGCATCGCGTACATATATTGCAACTTCCAGCGGAAGGACGAACAGAATATTGACCACTTGCTTGCGAGTCTGCTGAAACAGCTAACCGAGAGGTGCTTTTCCTTACCGGGAAGTGTGAGAGACTTATTTAATCACAACAAGGTCCAAAAAACGCGGCCATCACTAGAAGACATATCAGGAGCTCTCCACTCCGTTGTCGCAAAATACTCGAGAATATTTATTGCTGTCGATGCACTGGATGAATGCCAAACATCCGAAGGCTGCCGGATGAGGTTTCTCTCCGAACTTTCTAGTCTCCAGGCGAAAAATGGAGTAAATATATTCGCAACCTCTCGAGTAGACGTTGAGACTGGGAAGGCATTCACCAAGGCTGCATATTTGAAAGTCTATGCAAGAAATAACGACATAGAGATGTATTTGGATGAGAGGATGCGACTCCAACACTCAGATATCTTCGACGACACCATTAGAAGAATAATCAAGAGAGATGTTATCAAGGCAACCGATGGAAT GTTTCTACTGGCAGAGTTACACATGAATTCACTTGTATCGCTACCGACAAGAGGGCATGTTAAAGACGCCCTGCAGAATCTTACCAACAGAATAGAGAAGTTGGACGATATATATGAGCAAGCCATGATAAGAATTGAGGACCATGGGAAGGAAAGTCAAGACTTAGCGAAACAAATCCTGTCGTGGATTGTTTATGCTAGAAGGCCTCTTCTTACATTAGAGCTCCAGCATGCCCTTGCGGTTCGGCCGCATACTACGGAACTGGACAAAGACTACATTCCAAACATTAATATCCTGCAATCTCTGTGTGCTGGGCTAGTCACAAtcgatgaagaaaatgacacCATTCGACTGGTCCATTACACCGCGCAAGAATATTTCCAAAGGACACGACAGCGGTGGTTCTTGGGTGGGGAGTCAGAAATCACAAGATCCTGCGTCACATACCTATCATACAGTGCCTTTCAGAGAGGGCCTTGCGACACAGACGAAGAATTCGAGAAGCGTTTGCAGTCATATCCACTCTATAACTATGCCTCACAATACTGGGGACATCATGCTCGCGGAGCTTTGACTCTATGCCCTGAAGTTATGGAATTTCTCAGTCGCAACATGAAGGTAGAGGCATCAGCCCAGACAATGATG GTGAGTTACAGGACTTACTTGGCAGCATCCTTTGGGGCTGAAGAAGCGGTTAAGACTCTTCTTCAAAAACGAGCCGAACCCGATGCAAGTGACAGCTATGGTCGAACCCTATCATCATATGCTTCGCAAAATGAGCACAGTGCGATCATAAAGCTGCTTCTTGAGCAAGGTATAGGTGCAGATTCTCTGAGCAATGAAGAGCTAATACCGCTATCACACGCTGTGGGATATTCGCACACTACAATACTGGTGCAACCATTAGCGACGGAAAGAGTTGACCAGGGCTACAAGAACAGCTGTGGACGAACACCGCTATCATCTGCAGCATGGAACGGATACGAGGCTGTGGTCAGGCTTCTTCTCGAGATAGGTGCTGATGTGGAGTCCAAGGGCACTCTGTATAAAGGGACGCCGCTGTTGTTGGCTACAGAGAACAGACACGAGGCGGTCGTTAGGCTGCTGCTCGGTATGAAGAAAGTCACCGCCGATGGGAAAGGCAATTGTGGCCGAGCACCATTGCTCTACGCGATTAAAAATGGTTATGGTGCGGTAGTAACATCCATTCTTTCCGACAGTGTCGTTGATCAGAATCAGATAGACCACGGTGGTTCGACGCTATACTCAATAGGAGTGCGAAATTCTCATGCGGAAGTGGTAAAGATCCTGCTGGATACTGAAATCGTTGCTTGTGACTCTTGGGGTTATTTTGGACGGAGTGTATTTTGA
- a CDS encoding putative C2H2 finger domain protein (predicted protein), protein MSNDGYDWLLNYPRPDLYHVDHRYGPASGPAQGDQAPYLGAPPAIKAATVSPSGYFHSPYHLPNQEFMSYTNSTTQYQSAAPMPGSYQGPPPYSTPSTAPVTSQGQASQQPLTYSNTSWKSTPQTSDYGHDTKRRRTDTFTPSNQHGITPTVTPAMSKPVSKDNLSSFSFSPRDTTDKSFLKNRADIVKPLNKLDAAEKLSYDSRTIARDVLIAAGRHPTEPALNHHLLRLRDVFVHVDTSSDLETFRWDMVDMQRVKKPRDPPRAPMQVSAPPKEPSLHGTPAPTIQTQSQPVQPPPPPPPQLQHLNQQRSQTPEQIQPQSPVPTKSQSVRKFIVQVPTKSPSIQSGTMAGRRPGRPPGRPPGRPPKSTKIQVVAPPARTPPVSYQVYSCEWDSCNAELHNLEMLAKHIYKVHVPYTLTCAWKGCTCDDKFPAAELVKHIRNTHLESIAWKLGDGPSVPGTGEKASG, encoded by the coding sequence ATGTCAAACGATGGATATGACTGGCTTTTGAATTATCCACGACCGGACTTATATCACGTTGATCATAGATATGGACCTGCTTCTGGACCGGCACAAGGAGACCAGGCTCCGTATCTCGGTGCGCCGCCAGCAATAAAAGCTGCCACGGTCAGCCCTTCCGGCTATTTCCACTCCCCATATCACCTACCTAACCAAGAGTTTATGAGTTATACAAATAGCACCACCCAGTACCAGTCTGCCGCTCCCATGCCAGGTTCTTACCAGGGACCACCACCTTACTCTACGCCGTCAACTGCTCCAGTGACCTCCCAAGGACAGGCCTCTCAACAGCCCCTCACTTATTCCAATACTTCATGGAAATCCACACCCCAAACGTCAGACTATGGCCATGATACGAAAAGGCGCCGTACAGACACTTTTACACCATCAAACCAGCATGGCATAACACCTACGGTCACTCCCGCCATGTCGAAACCTGTCTCAAAAGATAATCTCTcgtccttttccttcagccCCCGTGATACTACAGACAAATCATTTCTCAAGAACCGCGCGGATATTGTCAAACCCTTAAACAAGCTAGATGCTGCTGAAAAACTCAGTTATGACTCGCGGACGATTGCTAGAGATGTGTTAATCGCAGCCGGGCGTCATCCAACGGAACCAGCATTAAACCATCACCTTTTACGCTTGCGCGATGTTTTTGTCCATGTCGATACATCATCCGACTTGGAAACCTTTCGCTGGGACATGGTCGATATGCAGCGCGTGAAGAAACCACGTGACCCGCCTCGGGCGCCGATGCAAGTTTCCGCTCCGCCAAAGGAACCGTCATTACACGGTACGCCCGCGCCAACCATACAAACACAAAGCCAGCCCGTgcaaccaccacctccacctccacctcagTTGCAACACCTCAACCAGCAACGTTCACAAACCCCAGAACAAATCCAACCACAGTCGCCAGTGCCGACGAAATCACAGTCTGTGCGTAAATTCATAGTACAGGTGCCTACAAAAAGTCCAAGTATTCAGTCAGGGACGATGGCTGGGAGGAGACCTGGAAGGCCGCCGGGACGCCCTCCAGGACGCCCTCCAAAGAGCACAAAAATCCAGGTGGTGGCTCCTCCCGCTCGCACTCCTCCGGTTTCTTATCAGGTTTATTCCTGTGAATGGGACAGCTGTAACGCTGAACTTCATAACCTGGAAATGCTCGCAAAACATATTTACAAAGTGCACGTACCATACACTCTCACCTGCGCATGGAAGGGTTGCACCTGCGATGACAAGTTCCCTGCAGCCGAACTGGTGAAGCACATTCGAAATACTCATCTTGAATCCATTGCCTGGAAGTTGGGTGATGGACCATCAGTGCCTGGAACTGGTGAGAAAGCATCTGGCTGA
- a CDS encoding Zn(II)2Cys6 transcription factor (predicted protein), producing the protein MNEPYVATKNPGPPKAGPSLLACLLCRHKHLKCDGKTPVCGRCAATGSECQYTPSRRGYKGPSKKRRANPLPDETAEDLAASFDPQSVGLVNIPPDWNSLQNGFQYMPTATLTTPSSGSPGLTEKSGSSQPVPLHNEPLTPDSSSAVPGDGYLIDIYYTYFHPSHPILPPLRYLYRSYVPPYLDHVIKFIGSHFTPAASSENYRPNVMSSVMEQDSCIEKLQALLLLAIVLHSRNERPEAGDCLATAVNIAFELGLNNQSYAATMSEGDPVREESLRRTWWELYIIENMLTALGLQRVARTGLIPLEVGLPCEERIYQDGLAPPPAPTIAQFDERVFADEERDFSSFTYRIEAARILARVVSIQDMVEGQQDHVEAIDARITSWFHHLPESKSELLRSDGSVDEMMFQATMVVNGAAIYLHFPRSDLLSSPAMAAEVICGHHGPCSIPAFSHHAHAMKAVKAASEISSLASIRMPVVKHTPFFICALVMSSIVQLAACSVKAGQMPDPSRDRLTLTIGVFKSLGRTWAISQAIVRQIKAVARDVMDLGLRPTMDHIDLNSVLDSGRFWMPESLAR; encoded by the coding sequence ATGAACGAACCATACGTCGCGACTAAAAACCCAGGGCCTCCGAAGGCTGGCCCTTCGCTCCTGGCCTGTCTCCTCTGCCGGCATAAGCATCTTAAATGTGACGGGAAAACTCCTGTGTGTGGCCGCTGTGCGGCTACCGGATCAGAGTGCCAATATACTCCTTCGCGCCGCGGGTACAAAGGCCCGTCAAAGAAACGGCGTGCCAACCCGCTCCCCGATGAAACGGCCGAGGATCTGGCGGCCTCCTTCGACCCCCAGTCGGTTGGCTTGGTCAACATTCCTCCCGACTGGAACAGCCTGCAGAACGGCTTCCAGTACATGCCAACCGCCACCTTGACGACCCCGTCCTCGGGAAGCCCCGGTTTGACCGAGAAGTCCGGCTCCTCGCAACCCGTCCCATTACACAACGAGCCGCTTACTCCGGATTCCTCGTCCGCTGTCCCCGGTGATGGCTATTTAATCGATATTTACTATACATATTTCCATCCCTCGCATCCGATTCTACCTCCCCTTCGTTATTTGTATCGCTCCTACGTCCCACCCTACCTCGACCATGTCATCAAGTTTATCGGATCACACTTTACCCCGGCCGCCTCTAGCGAAAATTACCGACCCAACGTAATGTCGTCCGTCATGGAGCAGGATTCCTGTATAGAGAAGCTTCAGGCGCTTCTGCTACTGGCCATTGTACTCCATTCGCGCAACGAGCGCCCCGAGGCTGGAGATTGCCTTGCCACGGCTGTGAATATAGCCTTTGAATTGGGTCTAAACAACCAAAGCTACGCAGCAACGATGAGCGAGGGCGACCCGGTGCGAGAGGAGAGCCTGAGGCGCACGTGGTGGGAATTGTACATCATCGAGAACATGCTGACTGCACTTGGACTCCAGCGAGTCGCTCGCACTGGGCTGATTCCGCTTGAGGTGGGGCTTCCCTGTGAGGAGCGTATATATCAGGATGGATTGGCACCACCGCCTGCCCCGACGATTGCGCAGTTCGATGAACGTGTATTCGCCGATGAGGAGAgagatttctcttctttcacttACCGTATTGAAGCGGCTCGTATTCTTGCGCGAGTAGTGTCTATTCAAGACATGGTGGAAGGCCAGCAGGATCATGTAGAGGCCATCGACGCGCGGATCACCAGTTGGTTTCACCACCTGCCGGAATCTAAATCCGAATTGCTACGTTCGGATGGCTCTGTAGATGAGATGATGTTCCAGGCGACCATGGTCGTCAACGGTGCGGCAATCTACCTTCACTTCCCAAGGTCCGACCTGCTGTCGTCGCCGGCGATGGCTGCGGAAGTCATCTGTGGCCATCATGGCCCTTGTAGCATCCCTGCGTTCTCGCATCATGCACACGCAATGAAGGCCGTAAAAGCGGCCAGTGAAATTTCTTCGTTGGCGTCTATTCGCATGCCAGTCGTCAAACATACTCCTTTCTTTATCTGTGCTCTAGTAATGAGTTCTATTGTGCAGCTGGCTGCCTGCTCCGTGAAAGCCGGACAAATGCCCGATCCGAGTCGAGACCGACTCACGCTCACGATTGGAGTATTCAAATCTCTCGGCCGTACGTGGGCCATTTCCCAGGCCATCGTCCGCCAGATCAAGGCAGTCGCACGCGATGTGATGGATCTTGGCTTACGACCAACCATGGATCATATCGACTTGAATAGCGTCCTTGACAGCGGTCGATTCTGGATGCCAGAATCCCTTGCGCGGTAA